The nucleotide window TGATTTTAAAATCTTGCCCCAACGATGTTAGCTGAAAAACTGAGGTGTGTGGTGACAGATGATCAAATAACCAAGTGATGATCAGGGTTGCAGTTTAAAAGGAGAAGCAGTGAGACAAGATGTCAAAGTCTAGCAGAAACTATTAAAGTGGAAAGCTTGCAGCTAAAGAACTAGCTAGTTAGTTCAAACTAATCacggccggccctaccattagacacagtaaggcagctgcctcaagTGGAAGATGCTGTGTCCTTGGGTCATCCCCCCCCACTTCCCCAGAGTCCCATGAGCTAGCCTGCAGTTCATTTCCTAACCTAGACTGCTGCCCTTGGGTACAGTGGAGGATGCCATCCCATTGCCAATTATGAAGTAGTCAAATTGTGCACATGGAAGATGGGGGAAGGAGCATTGTGTCCTTTGTCCAGACAGAAAAATGTCTATTGGGAAGGGTCAtaacttagtggcagagcatcagctttgcatgcagaaggtcccagtcaatgcagacaatactatgctagatggaccaatgatcataTTTTCAATGTTCCTATATCTCAGGCTAGCCCTGAAACCATCTATGAAATTCCTTGCTTTTCAGTCACAACACATAGAGTAACTgtattgaaatcaataggcatgactaacttagtttcagtggatcttctctgagtaaaacatagttgactacaacccattgTGTCCCAATTCCTTTTCCCACCTGATCTGGTCTCCAGTAAATCTTGCTTCTCCTAACTAAATAACTTAGCACAGTATTTGTCCaccttggctccccagatgtcgatggactacaactcccgtcatccctgaccatcaaccatgctatctggggataatgggagttgcagtccaacaacatctggttgaagaacagtgccttaGCATACAATGCCTACAGAACTTAAGCACTTTGAAGTTTCCTCGAATTCATCTCTCTCATTAGTCTCTTGTCTCATTATTTCCTTCTCTTCTCAGTCCACCCCTTATCTTCTATCACTCACCATCCCCCTCCCAACTCCCTTGTCTCTGGAAAACCAGCTCATTTCCCACAGCCATCACTTTATGAACATTCCACTCCACCATGCCAGCTCAGCCCATCAGTTTCAGAGGCTTCAGGACCATTAGCACAGGACAATGGACCTTTTCTCTCATAACATATCTGCATTTACAGGACTGCATATGTGAATGTTCTGCATTAACAACCTTATGACCGGCAAGTCTCTTTTCAACTACTCACACCAGAATGGCTGCTCCCCGCAAAACTCAGGAAATAGCTCACAATATTTCCATGTCCTGACACTGCAAAAGCCCCCTTCCATCTACCCAGATACTCATCTGCTCAGTGCGccagagatcatagaatcatagaatagtagagttggaaggcatcaagtccaactccctgctcaatgcaggaatcaaaatcaaaacatttctgccagctgcctcttgaatgcctccagtgtcagagagcctactacctctctaggcaattgacTCCATTGTTGTGTGGCTGTAACACTTGGGAAGTATTTccttgatgttcagtcgaaatctggcttcctgcaacttgagcccattattccgtgtcctgcactctgggatgaataAGCCACAGATAGGTGCTGAAAAATTATAGTCATCCTTGGAAAAATTACATACCCCAGGAGAGATGTATcacataagaagctgtcttacAGGGAGAcagataattggtccatctagttcaggattGTCTCTAcccctgttcttcaaccttgggtccccagatgttgttggactacaacttccatcatccttggccattggctaagctggttggggttgatgggagttgtagtccaacaacatctgaggacccaagattgaagagcACTGATTTATACAGACTGACAGcagatctccagagtttcagacagtcagtctctcccagccaggagtgtagtcatccagggtcatggggaggttgtagacctgttactttttggggagcagggtcccagccaggttcctAGGTATGAgctaatcaacatgaaaggggaacatgttagccactgaggagtCCTTGttctttcacgctgattggagccaaagagtgaaaagaggtgagtcagccactgagaagactcttcttagtatctaacacacagcctcacctttcctgctgattggctcctagggacatctgttgtagtggaggagAGCAAAGGAGACAAGAGAAAGTGGagaaggaggcatggctgtgagggggtatggtgtgattatcatgaagggatcctgcacttctgaatttgccactccgcttctgctcccagccccacctggagatgccaggaggaaaaaaatctggggctttctgcaggcaaaagctaatgctctaccactgagatacgtCCCTTCACCTTGTGACCTGGTTGGCCGTGTGACACAGGAAttaggaacctctggccctccagatattgttttgCTCCCAttagcctgcagccagcacagccagtggccagggatgacaggagctgcaatgcagcaacatttggagagccacagactCTCAGCATCTGCATCCATCTCACTctccctaatggtagggccaagcCCTGCTCCTTGGTCAAATGAAACATGGTTAACTTTTCCAACATTTAGGAGAACTGGACTGGAAATCTTCCTCTCCTTCCTACACACATGCACGTGCAGAGAGAGAATTCTCTAGCGAATGTATTCATGGTGTTCATCTAGCAATTAACCTCAATGGGAATAACTACCAGAGCAAAGGACTGAAAACAATGGCAAGCATGATAATGTAATTCTTCTTGAACGGAGACAGATGACATGATGTTTATATAGGCACAGGAAATAACTTGAGagatttctctctccttttcctttcctccacAGTCCCCATTACCTTCTGCTTCCTTCTCTCTGTGTTACACTATATGAGAGACAGATAAATGTTGCCTCAGTTTACCTTGACATAAGTTGTTTGATTTGATTTTCTTCTCAAATTGCTTTGTTCTTGGTTGCCCATATTTTGGCACTTGCTACCGACTGCAGTCAACAACGCTGCCTTAAAACATTCTGCAATAATGGCTGGAGACATCTTGAGTTTCCAGTTGCCAAAGGGGCATTTTTCCTAGAAATGTTTCCCTGCAAACGACTCACAAATCAATGCCTGTAATGGAGAACAAATCTGCTGTAGTTACTGAATTTATCCTTGTGGGCTTCACCAATGTCCGATGGCTTCAAATTCTCCTGTTTGTGATTCTCCTTGTCACCTACCTCTTGACTATGGGAGGGAACATCCTCATCATCTCCATCACCTTGCGTGACCATCGTCTCCAGACGCCCATGTATTTCTTCCTCAGAAACTTCTCTCTCTTAGAAATCGGTTTCACCTCTTCCTCCATCCCCAACGTTTTGCTCAACCTGGCCTCTGGAAAAAACACAATTTCTGTTGCCGGCTGTTTTGTGCAATCTTTTTTCTATTTCATCCTGGGCACCACGGAATTCTTCCTCCTGGCCACAATGTCCTTTGACAGGTATGTCGCCATCTGTAATCCACTTCGCTATACGACCGTCATGAACAGTCATTTCTGCACCCAATTAGTGCTGGGTTCTTGGATAGTCAGCTTCCTATACCTTATCATTCCTCTGGTTTTGTTGTTTCATTTGCCTTTCTGTGGCCCAAATGTCATTGATCACTTCTTCTGCGACAACATGCCATTAATAGAGCTTGCCTGTGCGGATACTCAGTCCCTAGAATTGCTGGATTTTCTCCTGGCCACGTTTAGTGTCCTGGGAACTTTAGCTGTGACCATAGTTTCCTACATTAAAATAATTTCCACCATCGTGCACATCCCTTCAACAGCAGGACAGCAAAAAGCCTTCTCCACTTGCGCCTCACACCTTACGGTGGTCTTCATCACCTATGGAAGTTGCATTTTTATGTACGTCAAGCCGAGACAGAGTGGGGGACTGGACCTCAGCAAGAAAGTGGGTGTTCTCAACAACGTGGTTACACCTCTGCTCAACCCTTTCATCTACAGTTTGAGGAACAAGCAGGTCAAAGAGGCCTTGAAGGATGTTGCTGATCAACGAAGAACACTTTCTGGAATTTTGAAACTCTAATCATTTGAAGTGGGACTGTACAGAGATTTTTGGAACattggaagccgccttatactaaTTGAGGCCTAGGCTCCATCTCGCTCATTATTGCCTGTGCTGGCTGGAAGCTGCATTCTATGGTTTCAGACacaagacattcccag belongs to Rhineura floridana isolate rRhiFlo1 chromosome 11, rRhiFlo1.hap2, whole genome shotgun sequence and includes:
- the LOC133366933 gene encoding olfactory receptor 6E1-like — its product is MENKSAVVTEFILVGFTNVRWLQILLFVILLVTYLLTMGGNILIISITLRDHRLQTPMYFFLRNFSLLEIGFTSSSIPNVLLNLASGKNTISVAGCFVQSFFYFILGTTEFFLLATMSFDRYVAICNPLRYTTVMNSHFCTQLVLGSWIVSFLYLIIPLVLLFHLPFCGPNVIDHFFCDNMPLIELACADTQSLELLDFLLATFSVLGTLAVTIVSYIKIISTIVHIPSTAGQQKAFSTCASHLTVVFITYGSCIFMYVKPRQSGGLDLSKKVGVLNNVVTPLLNPFIYSLRNKQVKEALKDVLQQLYFHVRKTKRHQRVLNKQVQDALRAAFE